In one window of Mesoplodon densirostris isolate mMesDen1 chromosome 4, mMesDen1 primary haplotype, whole genome shotgun sequence DNA:
- the LOC132488306 gene encoding signal recognition particle subunit SRP54 isoform X1, with the protein MVLADLGRKITSALRSLSNATIINEEVLNAMLKEVCTALLEADVNIKLVKQLRENVKSAIDLEEMASGLNKRKMIQHAVFKELVKLVDPGVKAWTPTKGKQNVIMFVGLQGSGKTTTCSKLAYYYQRKGWKTCLICADTFRAGAFDQLKQNATKARIPFYGSYTEMDPVIIASEGVEKFKNENFEIIIVDTSGRHKQEDSLFEEMLQVANAIQPDNIVYVMDASIGQACEAQAKAFKDKVDVASVIVTKLDGHAKGGGALSAVAATKSPIIFIGTGEHIDDFEPFKTQPFISKLLGMGDIEGLIDKVNELKLDDNEALIEKLKHGQFTLRDMYEQFQNIMKMGPFSQILGMIPGFGTDFMSKGNEQESMARLKKLMTIMDSMNDQELDSTDGAKVFSKQPGRIQRVARGSGVSTRDVQELLTQYTKFAQMVKKMGGIKGLFKGGDMSKNVSQSQMAKLNQQMAKMMDPRVLHHMGGMAGLQSMMRQFQQGAAGNMKGMMGFNNM; encoded by the exons ATGGTACTAGCAGACCTTGGAAGAAAAATAACATCAGCATTACGCTCATTGAGCAATGCCACCATTATCAATGAAGAG gtGTTAAATGCTATGCTAAAAGAAGTATGTACAGCATTATTGGAAGCAGATGTTAATATTAAACTAGTGAAGCAACTAAGAGAAAATGTAAA GTCTGCAATTGATCTTGAAGAGATGGCATCTGgtcttaacaaaagaaaaatgattcagcACGCAGTATTTAAAGAACTTGTGAAG cTTGTAGACCCTGGAGTTAAGGCATGGACACCCACTAAAGGAAAACAGAATGTGATCATGTTTGTTGGATTGCAAGGGAGTGGTAAAACAACAACATGTTCAAAG TTAGCATATTATTACCAGAGAAAAGGTTGGAAGACCTGTTTGATATGTGCAGACACATTCAGAGCAG GGGCTTTTGACCAACTAAAACAGAATGCAACCAAAGCAAGAATTCCATTCTATGGAAG CTATACAGAAATGGATCCTGTCATCATTGCCTCTGAAGGAGTGGAgaaattcaaaaatgaaaattttgaaattattattgTTGATACAAGTGGCCGCCATAAACAAGAAGACTCTTTGTTTGAAGAAATGCTTCAAGTTGCTAATGCTATA CAACCCGATAACATTGTTTATGTGATGGATGCCTCCATTGGGCAGGCTTGTGAAGCCCAGGCTAAGGCTTTTAAAGATAAAGTAGATGTAGCCTCAGTAATAGTGACAAAACTTGATGGTCATGCAAAAGGAGGTGGTGCACTCAGTGC agTTGCTGCCACAAAAAGTCCAATTATTTTCATTGGTACAGGGGAACATATAGATGACTTTGAACCTTTCAAAACACAGCCTTTCATCAGCAAACTTCTTG GTATGGGTGACATTGAAGGATTGATAGATAAAGTCAACGAGTTGAAGTTGGATGACAATGAAGCACTTATAGAGAAGTTGAAACATG GTCAGTTTACGTTGCGAGACATGTATGAACAATTTCAAAATATCATGAAAATGGGCCCCTTCAGTCAGATCTTG GGGATGATCCCTGGTTTCGGAACAGATTTTATGAGCAAAGGGAATGAACAAGAGTCAATGGCAAGGCTAAAGAAATTAATGACAATAATGGATAGTATGAATGATCAAG AACTGGACAGTACTGATGGTGCCAAGGTTTTCAGTAAGCAACCAGGAAGAATCCAAAGAGTAGCAAGAGGATCAGGTGTGTCAACGAGAGATGTACAAGAACTTTTGACACAATATACCAAATTTGCACAGATGGTAAAAAAGATGGGAGGTATCAAAGGACTTTTCAAag GTGGTGACATGTCTAAGAATGTGAGCCAGTCACAGATGGCAAAATTGAATCAACAAATGGCCAAAATGATGGATCCTAGAGTTCTTCATCACATGG GTGGTATGGCAGGACTTCAGTCAATGATGAGGCAGTTTCAACAGGGTGCTGCTGGCAATATGAAAGGCATGATGGGATTCAATAACATGTAA